CCCATCCCCGCCACCGCGAAGAGGATGTGGAAGGCAAAGAGCATCGCCATCTGGGCTCGCGCAAGGTCCAGTTCGGCCATCGATCCTCTTCGAACCCCCGATGATTTTTCTCCCCAGTGTATTCCGAGAGGGCGTTCATTGCCAGTTTACCTGAACCCCATGGATTCCTCGATGATGAGGGTCTCCTTCGGTAGAGGCGGTTCCACCACCTTCCCTCGCGACCTCGTCAACTCCGACGCGGTTCTGATCATGGGCTCCAACATGGCGGAATGCCATCCGGTGGCCTTCCGCTGGCCGCTCAAAGCCAAAACGGAACACGGCGCCGTCCTGATGCACGTGGACCCGCGCTTTACGCGCACGTCCGCCCTTTGCGACATCCACGCCGCCATCCGGGCGGGAACCGATATCGTGTTTCTTGGGGCGATTATCAACCATGTAATCCACAGCAAGCGTTGGAACACCGACCCGTTCTTCAGGGAGTACGTGGTCAACTATACCAACGCGGCTACGTTGATCGCCCCCGACTTCAAGGACACCGAAGACCTGGACGGACTCTACTCCGGGCTTTCCCCCGACGGGAAGGCGTACAGCAACGCCACCTGGGCTTACCAGCGCGAAAAGCCGCCGGCGCCATCGGCACAGGAGGCGAAGACCTTCACCGACCTCCTGCTGCAGCGAATCCCGGGGCGCCCCAAGACGGATCCGACGCTTCGGAACCCGCGCACCGTCTTCCGGATCCTGGAACGGCACTACTCCCGGTACACACCCGAGACGGTGGAAAAGATCTGCGGCTGCCCGAAGGAAAAATTCCTGCAGGTGGCCGAGTCCCTGTTGAACAACTCCGGCAGCGACCGGACATCGAACATCACCTACGCCGTGGGATGGACCCAGCACACGGTGGGCGTGCAGATCATCCGCACCGCCGCCATCCTGCAGTCCCTGCTCGGCAACATCGGGCGACCCGGCGGGGGGGTACTCGCCCTTCGCGGCCACGCCACGATCCAGGGCTCCACCGACATCGCCACGCTGTATCACTCCCTTCCCGGCTACCTGAACATGCCCGATGCGCGCAAGGCGCACGAATCCTTGAAGGACTTCATCCTCACCGAGGCGGTGCCGCTTTCCACCAGCTTCTGGGGGAACTATCCCAAGTACGCCGTCTCCTATTTCAAGGCCCAGTTCGGGGACGCCGCGACCCGGGAGAACGACTACGGGTACGACTATCATCCCAAGATCACCGGCGACCATTCCCACATGCCGATGTTCATCGACATGGCGGCGGGAAAGATCAAGGGCCTCCTGCTGATGGGGCAGAACCCCGCCGTGGGCGGGCAGAACGCCCGCCTCCAGCGCAAGGCCCTTGCGAAGCTCGACTGGATGGTGGTCCGCGATTTCTTCGAGACGGAGACGGCCGCCTTCTGGCGCAACTCCCCCGAGATCCGGTCGGGGGAGCTCAAGGCCTCCGGGATCAAGACCGAGGTGTTCTTCCTTCCCGCTGCCGTCCTCGCGGAGATGGAAGGGACCTTCACCAACACGCAGCGGCTGATCCAGGCGCACGACAAGGCCGTCGATCCGCCCGACGACGCGCGCAGCGACGCCTGGTTCAGCTTCCTCCTGGGAAAGCGGCTCAAGGAGCTGTACAAGGATTCGACACACGACCGCGACTGGGCGATCCGGAACCTCTTGTGGAACTACGAGCCGGATGCGGCCGAGGCGGCGGAGTGGCGGATCAAGGACGAACCGTCGGCCTACAAGCTCCTGAAGGAGATCAACGGCTACACCTGGGAGGACAGGAAGCCGCTTGCCACCTTCGCCGCCCTCAAAGAGGATGGCTCCACGGCCTGCGGGGCCTGGATCTACACCGGGGTGATCCCCGAGGAAGGGAAGAACCGGGCGAAGTCCCGCAAGGGAGACGACTGGATCTCCCCGAACTGGGGGTTCGCCTGGCCCGCGAACCGCCACATCATGTACAACCGCGCCTCCGCCGACTCCTCGGGCAAACCATGGTCCGAGAAGAAGAAACTGGTGTACTGGGACCCCGCGGCCGACAGCGGGACGAAGGATCCCGGCGGCAAACCGGTCCTCGGAAAATGGGTGGCACCCTCCGGCGAGGGGATCGACTTCCAGCCCACGAAAGCCCCGGGGTTCCGGGGGAAAGACAACGGGCTGGGCTTCGACTGGCTGAGCGGAAACGACGCCTTCATCATGCGGTCGGACGGCAAGGCGTGGCTGTTCGCGCCGGCGGGGCTCGTGGACGGCCCGCTGCCGGCCCATTACGAGCCGTACGAATCCCCGGTGAAAAACCTTCTCTACCGGCAGCAGTCCAACCCCGTGGCGAAGGTGTGGAAGGTGGAGGGGAACCCGTACCACAAGGTGGCCGATCCCGCCTACCCGATCGTCATCTCCACCTACCGGCTCACAGAGCATCATTTGACCGGGGCGATGAGCCGCTGGCTCCCCTGGCTGGCGGAGCTGATGCCCGAGCTCTTCTGCGAGATCTCCCCGGAGCTTGCGAAGGAGAAGGAAATCAGGAACGGGGAGTACGCCACGATCCGGACGGCCCGGGGCGAGGTCGAGGCAAGGGCGCTCGTCACGCGGCGGATGCGGCCCTTCCTCATCGACGGGAAAATCGTCCACGAAATCGGCCTGCCGTGGCACTGGGGCTGGCAGGGCACTGCCCAGGGGGACGTGGTGAACAACCTGACCCCCATGGTGGGGGACCCCAACGTCTCGATCCACGAAGGGAAGGTTTTCACCTGCGACATCCGCGCGGGGAAGAAAGGAGGTCGAGCCTAAATGCCGAAAGGGATGTTCGTCGACACTTCCATCTGCACCGGATGCAAGGCATGCCAGGTGGCGTGCAAGGAATGGAACGCCCTTCCCCACGAACCCGGTCATTTCCGATTCGATCCCGTGGAGAAGCGCCCGATCGCCGTCAACTTCACCGGCGACTCCTACGACAACACCGGCGCGTTGGGCGCCACCGATTGGCGGCGCGTCCGCTTCATCGAGCAGTTCAGCGAGGACCGCTCCCGCGGACGGTGGCTCTTCTCGAGCGATTCGTGCAAGCATTGCAACGACGCCGGCTGCCTGAACGCCTGCCCCACCGGCGCCATCGTCCGTACCGACCTGGGAAACGTCTTCATCCGGCAGGACGTCTGCATCGGCTGCAAGTACTGCATTCCTTCCTGCCCCTACGGGGTGATCTCCCTGAGCGAAGCCACGGGCACCGTCCACAAGTGCACGCTGTGCAACGACCGCATCCACAACGGGCTGGGGACCGCCTGCGCGAAGGTGTGTCCGACGGGGTCGATCTCCTTCGGAGAGGTCGCCGAACTCAGGAAAGCCGCCGACAAGCGGCTGGCGCAGCTCAAGGGCCTGGGCTACGGCGAGGCGAACATCTACGGGTACAAGGAGGCAGGCGGCCTCAACGTGTTCTACCTTTTCCTGGATCGCCCGCAGGTGTACGGCCAGGCGGAAGCGGTGGTGGTGCCGCAGCAGCGCCTTCCGGTCTCGTCGGCGGTGACGATCGCCGGCGCGCTGGCCCTCGGGGCGGCCGCGCTGGTGAGCTTCCGGGAACGTGGATCCAGGGAAGAGAACGAGGAGGTGAAGAAATGAACCCCGAAGTCCACATACCGGGCTGGGAGTGGTACTACGTCGCGATGTATTTCTTCATCGCCGGGGTTTCGGCGGGGGCCTATTTCATCGGCACGCTGGCGGAGCTGTTTGGGGGCGAGAGGCACCGCGAGATCAGCCGCACCGCATTCTATATCGCATTCCCGCTGATCCTGCTGACCCCAGCGCTCCTGATCGCCGATCTCGGGCGGCCGTGGCGTTTCTGGCACCTGCTCTTCCATGCGAAAAGCGGCTTTCCCTTCCTCAACTTCCAGTCCCCCCTCTCCGTCGGTTCCTGGGCGCTCCTTCTCTTCGGGGTGATGGCGTTTCTTTCCTTCTTCGACAACCTGGTGTCCGAAGGGAAGCTGCAAAGCGTGCCGTTCGCAAAAGCATACAACCGCATCCCGCGGAAATGGTATGCGGTCGTGGGCTCCATCGCCGGCTTCTTCGTGGCCGGGTACACCGGCGTAATTTTGAACGTGACTGCCCGTCCGTTCTGGGCGGCCACCGATCCCTTGGTTGGCGCGCTCTTCGTCGCGTCCGGGGCCTCGACCGGGGCGGCGGCCATCTACCTGGTGATGGTCTGGCGAAAGAAACTCGCGGATCCCGGGCTTCCGGGTTTCGAGCGCTTCGACCGCCTCTCCAAGCTCCTCGAACTTTTCCTGGCGGTCGGCATGGTCGTCCTGGCCGGGAAATACGCCGCTCCCCTCTTGAAGGGATTTACCGCCGTGATGTTCTGGGGCGGGGCCGTGCTGCTGGGCACATTGCTCCCGCTGGCGGCGGGCTGGTATGCGACCCGAACCGCCGCGGATCCGGTACCGGCGGAACGATTGGCGACGGTCCTTGCCGTCCTCGTGCTCGTGGGCGGCGCCCTTCTCCGCATCAGCATGGTCGTAGCCGGGCAAGTGCAGTGACCGGGCCGGCACCCGCCGGTACCACGAAGGGATCGATGCAGGGAGACCCGGAAGATCCGCTGGAACAGCGGTTGGGTGTCCTTGTTCGCGAATGGCCGGATCTCGGGGGGGCCGCTGAAGTGTACCGGGTCACCCTCCCTCTCCTGAGGAGCGTCGGCCCGATCGCGGCATCGAGAACGCTGACGGGAGACCAGGCGCGAACGAAGTTGTCGAAAGACGAATTCCTCCTCCACGGCGCCGCCCTCGTCTTCGATCACAATGCCGCCCGCGAACTGATGCTTGGCCTGGCCCGGAACCTGGAAAATGTGGGGCTGGTTGCCATGTCCCCGATCCGGTCCGCGTTGGAGGGAGGCCGGTTGATCCCCGAGGAGCTGCTTGGGCACGTGGCGGATGGGGATTACCCGTCCCTCGCCGCCCGGGCGGAAGAGCAGGCGCTGGATCCCCCTCTCCTGTGGACGCTGGCCCAATCCGCGCTCAAGCCCACCCTCCGTGCCTGGTGCGGGGAACTGGCGCCTCTCGTCCACACCGCAGGCGAATGGGAGAAGGCCTGCTGTTTCATCTGCGGCGCCCCCGCCTCTCTTGGCGAACTTCAAGGAAACGAGCAGGCCAAGCACCTGCGCTGCGGGCAGTGCGGCGCGGACTGGCTGATCCGCCGGCTACAGTGTATTTACTGCGGCAACGAGGATACCTCCCTTCTCGGCATCCTTTACCCGGAAGGCCGGCGCGAGAACGTCCGGGTGGAGGTGTGCGACAAGTGCCATGGCTATCTCAAGGTGGTCGCCCGCTTTACCCCCTGCTCTCCCGAAGAGCTGGCGGTCGAGGACCTCTCCACCCTTTACCTGGACTGCCTCGCGCAAGGGCGAGGCTACCGGCGCCCGCTCCTCCGGCGGGATGGACCTTGACCACGGCCCGAACGGGGGGAACTCCACGCAACAACCGGGGGTAAATACCGCACGGGCCATGATCGGCCCGCAGCGTGCGACATTCACGGCTGAGGATGAAGCGGTCCGAAAAAGCCTGGAGTTCCTCAAGCGAGTTGCTACTCGGGGAAGATCCGGAAAGAGCCCCTCGACGAATACCGGTAAACGGAAAAGCCCCTGCGATCCAGCGTCAGAATATCCCGGATGCCGAGCGTCTCGGCCACCGCTACCAGTGTCGCGTCCGCGTAATCCATAGGGACGTCGGAATATTTCGACATCAGGCGAGCGCAACGCTTGAGAAGCGCCGGCATCATGGGAACCAGTTCGGCCCCACCCCCAAGGACAAAATCGAGCGCCGGCTTCTGGCGGGAAAACGAAGGCCCGAGCAGATAGACCGCCTCGGTCAACACCGACTCTGTCGTAATCAGCCGCCCCCGGAACTCCCGGAAAAACGCGACGCACCGCTCGTGATTCCGCTCGCTCCGGTCGAGCAGGGCGACCAACGGGCCGGTATCCAGCAGAAGATCAGCCACGCCGGAACCGGCGGCGCAGATGTTCCTGGTGCGCTTCCCCGAGGTCGGGAACGCCGCTTTCCACCACCCCCATGAGATGCTTTACCCTGTCGTAAGGCGACGGTGCCCCTTTTCCCGTTTCTTCCCGTATAAAGCGATCGAGCGCGAGACGCACGATCTCCGAGCGGCGACGACGGTAGCGCCGCGAAAGCGCTTCGATCCCCTCTTCCAATTCCGAAGTCAGGCGTACGGTCAGTTGGCCCGGCATGTCGCTTCCTCCTTCGTCCCATCCATCCATTGCAATGCAATACTACTGCATTTGCATTGCATCGTCAAACCCGAGCAGGTCGCATTACCTCGGCCTGAGAGCGTCTTCCGATTGCCGCGCCACGCCGTTCAGAAAGTAGCCCAGCCACCGCTCCCACTCGCCGCGCTCGGTGACGCCCTGAAGCCCCTCGCAATACTCTCGGCGGGTTCGCCGATGACACACCAGTGGAGGATGGAATGATCATCCTGCCGGAAATCCCGGGCGTCGGCTTTGAGGTCAAGTCGGACTTGCTGGATCTCATCCGCTCTCTCTTCGGTCCGTAGCGGCGAGATCGGTGGAACGTAACCGGCCTATTCCTTCCAATAAGGCGATCGGATCTGAACGTGCGCCTCGTGCGCGGCGACGGCCGCCTGGGCCACGGCCGTGATGATCATCTTCAGCCGGGAAGAGACGTCGCCGATCGCAAGGATCCGGGGCACGCTGGTCCTCTGCCAGTCGTCCGTCACGATCTGCCCTTTCGGGTCCAGTGCCAGCCCGAGATTCTTGAACAGAGCCGAGTTCGGCACCCTTCCCGCCGCGACGATCACCCCATCCGCAGGAAGGTCGCGAGTCTGCCCATCCGCATCCTGCCTCAGCCGAACCCCTTCCACCCGCGAGGTGCCGAGGATTTCCTCCACGACCGTGCCGAGGAGAACTTCCAGATTCCCCGCTTGTAATGCCTCCGCGGACAGTCCCTCTACGCTCCGGAGGAGGGGTTTCCGGTGGACGAAGGTGACCCGCTCTGCGACGCCGAGAAGCCTATGGACATGGGATATCGCCGTATCGCCTCCGCCGAGAACAACGACCCGCATCCCTTGGAAGCGGGAAGGGTCGTGGACCCTGTAATGGACACCCCGTCCGGCGAACTCCTTTTCACCGGGGATTCCCGCCTCCCCGGGGTTGCTCCCGCAGGCAAGGATAAACACCTTCCCGGCCACCTCGAGATCCTTCGCCCTGATGGTTCCGTCAGCGGTGATCTCCTCGACCCCCAGCTCGAACAGATCCGGACCGGACTCCCGCGCCTGCTCCACCAACAATGCGGCAAGGTCTTCGGCCAGGATCCCTTTCGGGACACCCGGATAGTTGTCGATCCGCTTGTCCGGGCAACACCGGGTGAGGATCCCCCCCCAGCACTTCCCTTCGAAGACAGCCGTCCTGAGAGATTTTTTCCCGCAGAATGCCGCTGCGGAGAGGCCCGCGGGACCCCCGCCGACGATTACCACGTCATATTCTTTCGGCCGGGGCTCGAGGAAGAAGGTCGCTCCCTGCGTGCCGCACTCCATCCTCTCTGCCTTCCGTGTTTCGAATCGATCCGCGACGGACCGAAGCACGTTCCCTCTCATCGGCGACCTCATGACCTTCAGTATATAGGATGGAAGAGCCCCTCATCGTTTTCCGGCCGTGTTTTCCTGTTTATGCCTTTGCAGGGAGCGGATGCGCGGCGTCGGGTTCATTACCCAGCCACCCGTCATCCTCAAGATCCTCAATCACATCGGGCGGCGTTTCGACCCCCTGAAACTCCCCGGACGGTCACCCCCGTTGTTGGATGATTTCTGCCCCGACCCGTTCCCGGACTACGGACCCCAGTATGACGGCGAACGGCCACTCCCGCTTCTTCCCGCTGCGGGGCGGGTTACTCCATCTCCGCGGAAAACGGGTGCAGGTACTCCCGGGCCGGAAAACGCATCTAAATACTCAGCGAAAGGGAGAGCCGAAGTCATGTGCGGCATCGTCGGATACACAGGCCGGAAACAGTGCGTGCAGGTCCTGCTGAACGGCTTGGGGAAACTGGAGTACCGCGGGTACGATTCGGCGGGCATCGCCGTGCTCGACGGCGGAAGGCTCGCCATCCGCAAGAGGGAGGGAAAGCTCGCCAGGCTTCTCGAGCTGGTCGCGCGGGAGCCGGTCGCGGGGACCTGCGGCGTGGGACACACGCGCTGGGCCACCCACGGCCGCCCCTCCGATGAAAACGCCCACCCGCACCGGGCAGGGGCGGTTGCCATCGTCCACAACGGGATCATCGAGAACCACCAGGCCCTGAAACAGTGCCTGACCGAGGAGGGCCGGACGTTCCGCTCCGAGACCGACTCGGAGGTGATTGCCCACCTCCTCGACGCGTTCACCTCCGCCGGCCTCCCCCTGGAAGCGGCGGTGCGCCGGGCCGTGGCGGAACTGAAGGGCTCCTACGCGTTCCTGGCGATATCCGAGAAGGAGCCGGGGACGGTTGTCGGCGCACGGATGAATTGCCCCGTGGTGGTCGGCGTGGGGGACCGGGAGACGTTCTTCGCCTCGGATCTCCCCCCGCTGCTCTCCCACACCCGGAAGGTGCTCTTCCTGGAGGATCGGGAGATCGTCGTCGCCCGGCCGGGAGGGGTGCGGCTGACCGACTTCGCGGGGAACCTCAAACACCGCACGCCGCAGACGATCGACTGGTCTCCCGTGATGGCGGAGAAGGGAGGCTACCGGCACTTCATGCTGAAGGAGATCCACGAGCAGCCCCGGGCCGTCCTGGACACGCTCGCCGGCCGCA
This genomic stretch from Deltaproteobacteria bacterium harbors:
- a CDS encoding 4Fe-4S dicluster domain-containing protein, producing MPKGMFVDTSICTGCKACQVACKEWNALPHEPGHFRFDPVEKRPIAVNFTGDSYDNTGALGATDWRRVRFIEQFSEDRSRGRWLFSSDSCKHCNDAGCLNACPTGAIVRTDLGNVFIRQDVCIGCKYCIPSCPYGVISLSEATGTVHKCTLCNDRIHNGLGTACAKVCPTGSISFGEVAELRKAADKRLAQLKGLGYGEANIYGYKEAGGLNVFYLFLDRPQVYGQAEAVVVPQQRLPVSSAVTIAGALALGAAALVSFRERGSREENEEVKK
- a CDS encoding NAD(P)/FAD-dependent oxidoreductase, whose protein sequence is MRGNVLRSVADRFETRKAERMECGTQGATFFLEPRPKEYDVVIVGGGPAGLSAAAFCGKKSLRTAVFEGKCWGGILTRCCPDKRIDNYPGVPKGILAEDLAALLVEQARESGPDLFELGVEEITADGTIRAKDLEVAGKVFILACGSNPGEAGIPGEKEFAGRGVHYRVHDPSRFQGMRVVVLGGGDTAISHVHRLLGVAERVTFVHRKPLLRSVEGLSAEALQAGNLEVLLGTVVEEILGTSRVEGVRLRQDADGQTRDLPADGVIVAAGRVPNSALFKNLGLALDPKGQIVTDDWQRTSVPRILAIGDVSSRLKMIITAVAQAAVAAHEAHVQIRSPYWKE
- a CDS encoding molybdopterin-dependent oxidoreductase, whose translation is MMRVSFGRGGSTTFPRDLVNSDAVLIMGSNMAECHPVAFRWPLKAKTEHGAVLMHVDPRFTRTSALCDIHAAIRAGTDIVFLGAIINHVIHSKRWNTDPFFREYVVNYTNAATLIAPDFKDTEDLDGLYSGLSPDGKAYSNATWAYQREKPPAPSAQEAKTFTDLLLQRIPGRPKTDPTLRNPRTVFRILERHYSRYTPETVEKICGCPKEKFLQVAESLLNNSGSDRTSNITYAVGWTQHTVGVQIIRTAAILQSLLGNIGRPGGGVLALRGHATIQGSTDIATLYHSLPGYLNMPDARKAHESLKDFILTEAVPLSTSFWGNYPKYAVSYFKAQFGDAATRENDYGYDYHPKITGDHSHMPMFIDMAAGKIKGLLLMGQNPAVGGQNARLQRKALAKLDWMVVRDFFETETAAFWRNSPEIRSGELKASGIKTEVFFLPAAVLAEMEGTFTNTQRLIQAHDKAVDPPDDARSDAWFSFLLGKRLKELYKDSTHDRDWAIRNLLWNYEPDAAEAAEWRIKDEPSAYKLLKEINGYTWEDRKPLATFAALKEDGSTACGAWIYTGVIPEEGKNRAKSRKGDDWISPNWGFAWPANRHIMYNRASADSSGKPWSEKKKLVYWDPAADSGTKDPGGKPVLGKWVAPSGEGIDFQPTKAPGFRGKDNGLGFDWLSGNDAFIMRSDGKAWLFAPAGLVDGPLPAHYEPYESPVKNLLYRQQSNPVAKVWKVEGNPYHKVADPAYPIVISTYRLTEHHLTGAMSRWLPWLAELMPELFCEISPELAKEKEIRNGEYATIRTARGEVEARALVTRRMRPFLIDGKIVHEIGLPWHWGWQGTAQGDVVNNLTPMVGDPNVSIHEGKVFTCDIRAGKKGGRA
- the nrfD gene encoding polysulfide reductase NrfD, which produces MNPEVHIPGWEWYYVAMYFFIAGVSAGAYFIGTLAELFGGERHREISRTAFYIAFPLILLTPALLIADLGRPWRFWHLLFHAKSGFPFLNFQSPLSVGSWALLLFGVMAFLSFFDNLVSEGKLQSVPFAKAYNRIPRKWYAVVGSIAGFFVAGYTGVILNVTARPFWAATDPLVGALFVASGASTGAAAIYLVMVWRKKLADPGLPGFERFDRLSKLLELFLAVGMVVLAGKYAAPLLKGFTAVMFWGGAVLLGTLLPLAAGWYATRTAADPVPAERLATVLAVLVLVGGALLRISMVVAGQVQ
- a CDS encoding formate dehydrogenase accessory protein FdhE translates to MQGDPEDPLEQRLGVLVREWPDLGGAAEVYRVTLPLLRSVGPIAASRTLTGDQARTKLSKDEFLLHGAALVFDHNAARELMLGLARNLENVGLVAMSPIRSALEGGRLIPEELLGHVADGDYPSLAARAEEQALDPPLLWTLAQSALKPTLRAWCGELAPLVHTAGEWEKACCFICGAPASLGELQGNEQAKHLRCGQCGADWLIRRLQCIYCGNEDTSLLGILYPEGRRENVRVEVCDKCHGYLKVVARFTPCSPEELAVEDLSTLYLDCLAQGRGYRRPLLRRDGP
- a CDS encoding PIN domain-containing protein produces the protein MADLLLDTGPLVALLDRSERNHERCVAFFREFRGRLITTESVLTEAVYLLGPSFSRQKPALDFVLGGGAELVPMMPALLKRCARLMSKYSDVPMDYADATLVAVAETLGIRDILTLDRRGFSVYRYSSRGSFRIFPE